A genomic segment from Salvelinus alpinus chromosome 8, SLU_Salpinus.1, whole genome shotgun sequence encodes:
- the rfx6 gene encoding DNA-binding protein RFX6, with translation MPMKRNTGSPIQDGQFLHVHSPSTNTFCSASEELMHTTLSNEKLRRAFHGHSISKLDEEGDLGIKSEADDSNETPSSEEDQDLLEYSKDLAFNQMTPRKSITQIIKDKKKQTHLTLQWLDENYTVCEGVCLPRCILYAHYLDFCRKEKLDPACAATFGKTIRQKFPLLTTRRLGTRGHSKYHYYGIGIKESSAYYNLVYSGKGLTRFSGSKLKNEGGFTRKYSLSSKTGTLLPEFPSPQHLVLQSSISKEKVDTLIVMYKTHCQCILDNAINVNFEEIQNFLMHFWQGMPDHLLPLLENTIIVDILCVCDSILYKVLTDVLIPATMQEMPESLLADIRNFAKHWEHWMVSSLENLPECLSEKKLQIARRFVSSLKRQTSFLHLAQIARPALFDQNVVNSMVVDIDKVDLNSIGSQALLTISSGDQDSDLYSEYDSITVFQELKDLLKKNATVESFIEWLDTVVEQKVIKPGKQNGRSIKKRAQDFLLKWSFFGARVMHTLTLNNATSFGSFHLIRMLLDEYILLAIETQFNNNKEQDLQNLLDKYMGNADASKAAFTASPSSCFLANRNKPSAVSSDLSVKNESLSEHAYMTLSANHQQALGANMAIYQGSETDGFCLSGQIYFSQNSGPLMTPPISPAMVNRGSVINQGTMAIRPQSACTTIQPHISCQAFPDTMYQSLPPSSPSYYPTTSNYQAVTHAQAPAYHTRSDSSHYPSFSEQHLAKDYFDSSCAVSPYSSRHTSNYSTVPDPGMKTQGVELLDSVGYNFDGSGLNSSGCQEPAYSAAGHNGYYGNSSYLDSQTLGSMIDQHVSVISSVSSIRSVPAYGEVHDPLNILDDTGRKTAGPYYTESDSLGSHTPGDTLLFTCFLSAVAPPLPSSVSAPCMYGGPAQFHSQDALLPHRVPSEVRDMMSSLPPINTVFMGSSGGGT, from the exons ATGCCTATGAAACGGAATACAGGAAGCCCGATCCAGGATGGACAATTTCTTCATGTTCATTCACCATCAACCAATACATTCTGCAGTGCATCCGAGGAGCTCATGCACACCACCTTATCTAACGAAAAATTACGCCGTGCTTTCCATGGACATTCAATCTCAAAATTAGACGAGGAAGGTGATTTGGGAATTAAATCAG AAGCAGATGACAGCAATGAGACCCCATCTTCTGAGGAGGACCAGGACCTCCTGGAGTATTCTAAAGATTTGGCTTTCAACCAGATGACCCCGAGGAAAAGCATCActcagatcatcaaggacaagaaGAAACAGACTCATTTGACCCTTCAATG GCTGGATGAAAACTACACTGTTTGTGAAGGGGTTTGTCTGCCGCGTTGCATCCTGTACGCTCACTACCTAGACTTCTGTAGGAAGGAGAAACTGGATCCAGCCTGTGCTGCTACATTTGGCAAG ACAATTAGGCAGAAATTTCCACTTCTTACAACAAGAAGACTTGGGACCCGAGGTCATTCAAA ATATCATTATTATGGGATTGGCATCAAAGAGAGCAGTGCCTATTATAACTTGGTGTACTCAGGAAAAGGCTTGACGAG ATTTTCAGGGAGCAAACTCAAGAATGAG GGAGGGTTCACTCggaaatactccctcagttccAAAACAGGAACTTTGCTTCCAGAATTCCCAAGTCCACAGCATCTAGTGCTTCAAAGTTCCATCTCTAAAGAGAAG GTGGACACGCTCATCGTGATGTACAAAACACATTGTCAGTGCATCCTGGACAATGCCATCAATGTCAACTTCGAAGAG ATACAGAATTTCCTGATGCATTTCTGGCAAGGAATGCCCGACCACCTCTTACCCCTGCTGGAGAACACCATTATCGTGGACATcttatgtgtgtgtgactctatACTATATAAG GTTCTGACAGATGTCCTGATCCCTGCTACGATGCAGGAGATGCCTGAAAG TCTCCTGGCAGACATCCGTAACTTTGCCAAGCACTGGGAACACTGGATGGTGTCTTCTCTGGAAAACCTCCCAGAATGCCTCTCAGAGAAGAAGCTCCAGATCGCACGCAGATTTGTGTCCTCTCTAAAGCGTCAGACCTCCTTCTTACACCTTGCCCAG ATTGCAAGACCAGCTCTTTTTGACCAGAATGTGGTGAACTCAATGGTGGTGGATATAGATAAAGTGGATTTGAACAGCATAGGGTCACAAGCCCTTCTCACCATCTCAAGTGGAGACCAAGACTCTGACCTCTACTCTGAAT ATGACTCAATAACAGTGTTCCAAGAGCTGAAAGACCTACTGAAGAAGAATGCCACTGTGGAATCCTTTATCGAGTGGCTGGACACTGTTGTGGAGCAGAAAGTCATAAAG CCTGGGAAGCAGAATGGACGGTCTATAAAGAAGAGAGCTCAGGACTTCCTCCTCAAGTGGAGTTTCTTTGGAGCACGCGTTATGCACACCCTCACGTTGAACAACGCCACCAGTTTTG GTTCGTTCCATCTCATCCGCATGCTGCTGGATGAGTATATCCTATTGGCTATTGAGACacaattcaacaacaacaaagaacAAGACCTTCAGAATCTCCTAGATAAGTACATGGGAAATGCAG ATGCCAGCAAGGCGGCATTCACTGCCTCCCCCAGCTCCTGTTTCCTAGCCAACCGTAACAAGCCCAGTGCGGTGTCCAGTGATCTGTCTGTGAAGAACGAGTCCCTCTCAGAACACGCATACATGACCCTGTCAGCCAATCATCAGCAGGCGCTGGGAGCAAACATGGCCATCTACCAGGGCTCTGAAACCGATGGATTCTGCCTATCAG GACAAATTTACTTTTCTCAGAACAGTGGCCCTCTGATGACCCCTCCCATCTCCCCAGCCATGGTGAACAGGGGCAGTGTCATCAACCAGGGCACCATGGCCATCAGACCCCAGAGCGCCTGCACCACCATCCAGCCCCACATCTCCTGCCAAGCCTTCCCAGACACCATGTACCAGAGCCTCCCTCCCAGCAGCCCCAGCTACTACCCCACCACCTCCAACTACCAGGCTGTGACACACGCCCAGGCCCCGGCCTACCACACCCGCTCTGACAGCAGCCACTACCCGTCATTCAGTGAACAGCACCTGGCCAAAGACTACTTCGACAGCAGCTGTGCAGTGTCCCCCTACAGCTCCAGACACACCTCCAATTACAGCACAGTCCCTGATCCTGGGATGAAGACTCAGGGGGTTGAGCTACTGGACTCTGTAGGATACAACTTTGATGGGAGTGGGTTAAACAGTAGTGGCTGTCAGGAGCCTGCCTACTCAGCAGCAGGACACAATG GGTACTATGGAAACAGTAGCTACCTGGATAGCCAGACGCTGGGTTCCATGATAGACCAGCATGTGTCAGTTATCAGCAGTGTGAGCAGTATCCGCTCAGTCCCAGCGTACGGTGAAGTACACGACCCCCTCAACATCCTGGATGACACGGGCAGGAAGACGGCTGGGCCTTACTACACTGAGTCTGACTCACTGGGCTCCCACACACCTGGAG ATACTCTTTTGTTTACTTGTTTTCTCTCTGCTGtagctcctcccctcccctcctcggTCTCTGCACCCTGCATGTACGGAGGTCCTGCCCAGTTCCACTCCCAGGATGCACTGCTTCCTCACCGGGTACCATCTGAGGTACGGGACATGATGTCATCGCTGCCCCCCATCAACACTGTGTTCATGGGGTCTAGTGGAGGAGGAACGTGA